In the genome of Shewanella glacialimarina, one region contains:
- a CDS encoding L,D-transpeptidase family protein: MHLRYWFFALSIACPLFASASSAQPHAKIDLVVVNKSESRMSVMRDGKVLKTYVIAMGDAPQGHKLKEGDQRTPQGRYVLDYKKPDSAFYKSIHISYPNDEDKLRAQALGISPGGMIMIHGQNPRSSMSPEEAQRYNWTNGCIAVTNKEMDELWRMIDEGTPIEIWP, encoded by the coding sequence ATGCACTTGCGTTATTGGTTTTTCGCCCTCAGTATTGCTTGCCCTTTATTTGCCAGTGCTTCTTCAGCTCAGCCACATGCTAAAATCGATTTAGTGGTGGTCAATAAGTCCGAATCTCGTATGTCAGTGATGCGCGACGGTAAAGTATTAAAAACCTATGTTATTGCGATGGGAGATGCTCCGCAGGGACATAAATTAAAAGAAGGCGATCAACGTACCCCGCAAGGACGTTACGTACTTGATTATAAAAAACCTGACAGCGCGTTTTACAAATCTATTCACATTTCATATCCCAATGATGAAGACAAACTGCGTGCGCAGGCGTTAGGCATCAGCCCTGGCGGTATGATTATGATCCATGGTCAAAACCCTCGTTCATCCATGTCACCGGAAGAAGCGCAAAGATACAATTGGACTAACGGTTGCATTGCCGTCACCAATAAAGAAATGGATGAATTGTGGCGCATGATTGATGAAGGCACGCCTATTGAGATTTGGCCATAA
- a CDS encoding ion transporter, whose translation MNEANLDDSPLKQRLRTIIFGTDTPEGKAFDIVLLISIVASILLISLDTIGSFHADYGDFFLIGEWIFTIIFTLEYALRLYCSQNRLLYARSFFGIVDLLSILPSYLALIFPGANFALAIRVLRLFRVFRVLKLLRFLADGNLLLKAMLQSSRKVFIFFFSVSLIILVLSVVMYVVEGPNNGFSSIPKSMYWTIVTITTVGYGDITPQTPLGQAIAALTMLIGYSIIAIPTGILTAEISQEMVKVRDLRKCSNCGKAGHDNDAQFCNHCGSELESLASLTQP comes from the coding sequence ATGAACGAAGCAAACTTAGACGACTCGCCGCTAAAACAGCGTTTACGGACCATCATTTTTGGTACAGATACCCCTGAGGGTAAAGCATTTGATATTGTGCTTTTGATATCGATTGTCGCCAGTATATTGCTGATAAGCTTAGACACAATTGGTAGTTTTCATGCGGATTATGGTGATTTTTTTCTGATCGGTGAATGGATATTTACCATTATATTTACCCTTGAATATGCACTCAGGCTTTATTGCTCGCAAAACCGCTTACTTTACGCTCGCAGTTTTTTTGGCATAGTGGATCTATTGTCCATTCTGCCAAGTTACCTCGCATTGATCTTCCCTGGGGCAAATTTTGCTCTTGCTATTAGGGTATTGAGATTATTTAGGGTATTCAGAGTACTGAAGTTATTACGCTTTCTTGCAGACGGTAATTTATTATTAAAAGCTATGCTGCAGTCAAGTCGAAAAGTGTTTATATTTTTCTTTTCAGTGAGCTTAATAATATTGGTATTAAGCGTCGTTATGTATGTGGTCGAAGGCCCTAATAATGGTTTCAGCTCAATTCCTAAATCTATGTATTGGACCATTGTGACTATCACCACTGTGGGGTACGGTGATATCACCCCACAAACGCCACTGGGTCAAGCTATAGCAGCATTAACGATGTTGATAGGTTATTCAATCATAGCCATTCCAACCGGTATTTTAACCGCTGAGATTTCTCAAGAAATGGTCAAGGTACGTGATCTGCGTAAATGCAGTAATTGTGGCAAGGCAGGCCATGATAATGACGCCCAATTTTGTAACCATTGCGGCAGCGAATTAGAGTCGTTGGCTTCTTTAACTCAGCCATAG
- a CDS encoding MATE family efflux transporter — protein MTTAKFVEGPILRHILVMSSTAAVGISALFVVDLLDIFFLSLLGEQELAAAVGYAGTISFFTTSIGIGLSIALGALVSRSIGAKNSDQAKRLFLNCAVVTFIISVLVALIVMSFIPELLALVGAKGYTAELAQSYLYILVPSLPVICLAMALGGALRAVGDAKLSMMSTLAGGGVNAVLDPIFIFVFAMGIEGAAIASVFSRFAVLFIAGHGVLIKHQLVGKFNFDEFKQDLPIIFAIAGPAMLTNIATPIGNAVVTRAIADFGDSYVAGWAILGRLIPVSFGMIFALSGAVGPIVGQNFGANEFDRVKQSLNKAIQFCVIYVVSVSLILFLLRHHIVSGFDMKGDAAELILFFCQYIAVFFIFSGILFVANASFNNLGKAKYSTFFNVGKATIGTIPFVYFGAQWGEVYGVLIGQIIGSIIFGLAGVIVAYRLVDKLSHTDAAELSAQVFTKSDDLPLNTTTVSSPLSSASAQMAQLDDEPLCKQLGEAGGKPKPTSASTSAHKLDVK, from the coding sequence ATGACCACAGCCAAGTTTGTCGAAGGGCCGATTTTACGCCATATATTAGTGATGAGTTCTACTGCCGCAGTGGGGATCTCGGCATTATTTGTCGTCGATTTATTAGACATCTTCTTTTTAAGTTTACTGGGTGAGCAAGAGCTTGCTGCTGCTGTGGGCTATGCTGGGACTATTTCATTTTTTACCACTTCGATAGGGATTGGATTATCTATTGCACTGGGTGCTTTGGTTTCAAGATCCATCGGAGCCAAAAACAGCGATCAAGCAAAACGCTTATTTTTAAACTGTGCCGTGGTGACATTCATTATCAGTGTTCTGGTGGCATTGATCGTGATGAGCTTTATTCCCGAGTTACTTGCCCTTGTTGGTGCCAAAGGTTACACCGCTGAACTTGCACAAAGTTATTTATATATATTAGTGCCATCGTTACCGGTAATTTGTCTTGCAATGGCACTGGGCGGCGCACTTCGAGCGGTAGGCGATGCCAAGTTATCGATGATGTCGACATTAGCGGGTGGCGGTGTTAATGCGGTACTTGATCCGATTTTTATTTTTGTATTCGCTATGGGGATTGAAGGCGCCGCTATTGCATCAGTATTTTCGCGCTTTGCAGTGTTATTTATAGCAGGGCATGGGGTTTTGATTAAACATCAGCTGGTAGGCAAGTTTAACTTTGATGAGTTCAAACAGGATTTACCGATTATTTTTGCGATTGCAGGACCTGCAATGCTAACCAATATAGCCACACCGATAGGCAATGCGGTAGTCACCCGCGCTATTGCTGATTTTGGTGACAGTTATGTCGCTGGTTGGGCTATTTTAGGCCGGTTGATCCCGGTTAGTTTTGGGATGATTTTTGCGTTATCTGGCGCAGTAGGACCGATTGTAGGACAAAATTTTGGTGCTAATGAATTTGATCGAGTTAAGCAAAGTTTGAATAAAGCGATTCAGTTCTGTGTGATTTATGTTGTCAGCGTATCGCTCATTTTATTCTTACTTCGTCATCACATTGTGAGTGGTTTTGATATGAAAGGCGATGCTGCAGAGCTGATATTGTTCTTTTGTCAGTATATTGCGGTATTTTTCATTTTTTCGGGAATATTGTTTGTCGCCAATGCCTCTTTCAATAATTTGGGCAAAGCTAAATATTCAACCTTTTTCAATGTGGGCAAAGCCACCATAGGTACAATTCCATTTGTTTACTTTGGTGCGCAGTGGGGCGAGGTTTACGGCGTATTAATTGGCCAGATTATCGGTTCAATTATTTTTGGTCTTGCGGGTGTGATAGTGGCCTACCGATTAGTCGATAAATTATCACATACAGATGCTGCTGAATTGTCTGCGCAGGTCTTTACTAAGTCAGACGATTTACCTTTAAACACTACGACTGTTTCTTCACCATTGTCATCAGCATCTGCCCAAATGGCTCAGTTAGATGACGAACCCTTGTGTAAGCAGTTAGGTGAAGCAGGTGGTAAACCTAAACCTACTTCAGCCTCAACAAGTGCTCATAAGCTTGATGTAAAGTAA
- the pepE gene encoding dipeptidase PepE, whose amino-acid sequence MSVNALLLSASRVGDTPYLQHAVELIKPLCVAGQKWLFIPYAGIGMSYSEYLEKVRQGLADLPINISSIDEYGDPKQAINDADGIFIGGGNTFQLLNELYRYDLVHLIKQQVSEGKPYVGWSAGSNIAGLSIRTTNDMPIIEPPSFTAIGLVPFQINPHYSNYQAPGHNGETRAQRLYEFTQVDPLTPIIAIQEGTALKLADSKLTLVGNKPGYLFQGEQQEVPIEPGTDLSQYLS is encoded by the coding sequence ATGTCAGTTAATGCTTTATTATTGAGCGCTTCTAGAGTGGGTGACACCCCGTATTTACAGCATGCTGTTGAGCTTATAAAACCATTGTGTGTAGCAGGACAAAAATGGCTGTTTATTCCTTACGCTGGTATTGGTATGAGCTACAGTGAATATTTGGAAAAAGTCCGCCAAGGCTTAGCTGATTTACCCATCAATATTAGTAGCATTGATGAATACGGCGATCCAAAACAAGCCATAAATGATGCCGATGGTATTTTTATTGGTGGCGGTAATACTTTCCAATTACTCAATGAATTATATCGTTATGATTTAGTTCACCTGATTAAACAGCAGGTCAGTGAAGGTAAGCCTTATGTGGGCTGGAGCGCTGGCTCTAACATTGCTGGCTTGTCAATTCGTACCACCAACGATATGCCAATTATTGAGCCGCCTTCATTTACCGCTATCGGCCTAGTGCCATTTCAAATAAATCCACATTACAGTAATTATCAAGCACCGGGCCATAATGGTGAAACTCGTGCCCAGCGTTTGTATGAGTTTACTCAAGTGGATCCGCTCACCCCCATTATTGCTATTCAAGAAGGTACTGCACTTAAGCTCGCTGATAGTAAGCTGACATTAGTGGGTAACAAGCCAGGCTATTTATTCCAGGGTGAACAGCAAGAAGTGCCTATTGAGCCTGGCACGGATTTATCACAGTACTTATCCTAA
- the htpX gene encoding protease HtpX has product MKRIFLLIATNMAILLVASIVMSILGVNTSTMSGLLVFAAIFGFGGAFISLAISKWMAKKTMGCEVITNPRDNTERWLVETVARQAEQAGIKMPEVAIYQSPEMNAFATGPSKNNSLVAVSSGLLYGMTQDEIEGVLAHEVSHVANGDMVTLTLIQGVVNTFVIFAARVVAGIINNVVSSNSEEGEGLGMFAYMAVVFVLDMLFGILASIIVAYFSRIREFRADEGAARLAGKNKMIAALERLKMGPEAGAMPAQMSALGISGKRSMAEFMMSHPPLEKRIAALKNS; this is encoded by the coding sequence ATGAAGCGTATCTTTTTGTTAATTGCGACCAACATGGCAATTTTGCTAGTGGCCTCAATTGTAATGTCTATTCTAGGAGTTAACACTTCTACGATGAGTGGATTATTAGTGTTTGCTGCCATTTTTGGTTTTGGTGGCGCCTTTATCAGTTTAGCCATTTCAAAATGGATGGCAAAGAAAACCATGGGTTGTGAAGTGATCACCAATCCACGTGATAATACTGAGCGCTGGTTAGTTGAAACCGTTGCTCGTCAAGCTGAGCAAGCAGGTATAAAAATGCCTGAAGTGGCAATTTACCAATCACCTGAAATGAATGCTTTTGCCACAGGTCCAAGTAAAAATAATTCATTAGTCGCGGTAAGCTCTGGTTTACTTTATGGCATGACACAGGATGAAATTGAAGGCGTACTTGCTCATGAAGTTAGTCACGTTGCTAACGGTGATATGGTAACCCTGACCTTAATCCAAGGTGTAGTAAATACCTTTGTTATTTTCGCGGCGCGTGTTGTTGCTGGCATTATTAATAATGTTGTCTCTAGCAATAGCGAAGAGGGTGAAGGCTTAGGTATGTTTGCCTATATGGCTGTGGTGTTTGTATTAGATATGTTGTTTGGTATCTTAGCTTCAATCATAGTCGCTTACTTCTCTCGTATACGTGAGTTTAGAGCGGATGAAGGTGCTGCACGTTTAGCGGGTAAGAATAAGATGATAGCTGCGCTTGAACGTTTAAAAATGGGTCCAGAAGCGGGTGCAATGCCAGCTCAAATGTCAGCGTTAGGTATTAGCGGTAAGCGTTCTATGGCTGAGTTTATGATGAGCCATCCGCCACTAGAAAAACGCATTGCGGCTTTAAAGAACAGCTAA
- a CDS encoding cytochrome c3 family protein, whose amino-acid sequence MKNIFLCSLFAVCFAVLTFSIGASAAEENLADFHAGMNGCESCHADEEPSADGGYEFEQCQSCHGSLAEMDDNHKPHDGMLMCADCHAVHEVNVGEQPACEACHDDGRVAK is encoded by the coding sequence ATGAAAAATATTTTCTTATGTTCTCTATTCGCTGTTTGTTTTGCAGTGCTCACTTTTTCAATTGGCGCGTCTGCCGCAGAGGAAAACTTAGCTGATTTTCATGCCGGCATGAATGGATGTGAAAGCTGTCATGCTGATGAAGAGCCTTCTGCTGACGGTGGATATGAATTTGAACAATGTCAAAGTTGCCATGGTTCATTAGCTGAAATGGATGATAACCATAAACCGCATGATGGTATGCTAATGTGTGCAGATTGCCATGCTGTACATGAGGTTAATGTCGGCGAACAACCAGCTTGTGAAGCGTGCCACGATGATGGCCGTGTCGCTAAATAG
- a CDS encoding nitrate reductase — protein sequence MTDIQSSCAYCGVGCGLTIRQHPTKTLGETGLALTLQGDRAHPANFGHLCAKGERLLASLTQPNTLRYPKLRSGKPLEWDVATQLIADTFQQTIDQFGPDSVALYLSGQLLTEDYYVANKFAKGFLKTANIDTNSRLCMSSAVSAMQRAFGEDVVPGCYQDFEHAQVIVLIGANTAWTHPVLFQRILAAKKVNGYKLVVIDPLSTATAKQADLHLAINPGADLELFVGLLGFIADNSTLNQSYINAHTEGVVEAITHAQQFSANLQTLADSVGVTYSDLVQFYQLFSQHEQVVTATCQGVNQSVNGTDITNAIINCHLALGQIGQVGAGFFSLTGQPNAMGGREVGGLATQLACHMGFADNERALLADFWQCGTVAKQKGLAAVDMFDALADGKIKAIWIMGTNPVVSLPNSAKIAKALADCPFVVVSEVSPDSDTAKLADILLPAQGWSEKCGTVTNSERTITRQRGFITAKGQAKPDWWAVSQVAIKMGFNGFDFEHNASVFSEFALLSAKVKQAFPDKHFNLGGLAGLTKTQYDDLVPTQWPVATIEQIGQQHQRVFSNGQFATVSGKAQFMTPANVSAHLAKGQSVTGVANSRPNLPALLLNSGRSRDQWHTMTRTGHIASLRASVPEPVIHLHPKQLGLFNLVEGGLARIQAEQKTKSTSQYFTMARVVADKDMPVDVASMSMHWSKQFSLTQGINQVIDSRVDPISLQPGFKCQAVTLSPVILALQGVVFGDHDKAAIGLCWQVAQTLTNGICHHIGFENQQDGFAYQATPYSLKWTLTRVSQSGHQLLHIQCNVHKGQLIALKILSRSPVNVALEPIGAFIGKTLNSQLLGQLHQQIKAGNSPLICACTGVSAASIGDQINQQFSQQVFKQGVKNISFEQALDATQSTLGCGRQCGSCHSEVKQCAAAHWAEALTYTDSSDESDTEHQQTNPAKEDVA from the coding sequence ATGACGGATATTCAATCAAGTTGTGCATATTGTGGTGTCGGCTGTGGATTAACCATAAGACAACATCCAACAAAAACACTTGGTGAAACCGGCTTAGCGTTGACGTTACAAGGCGACAGAGCTCATCCCGCTAACTTTGGCCACTTGTGTGCTAAAGGTGAGCGTTTATTAGCAAGCCTAACTCAGCCCAATACGCTGCGCTACCCTAAATTGCGCTCAGGTAAACCACTTGAGTGGGATGTTGCAACGCAATTAATTGCAGATACCTTTCAGCAAACCATTGATCAATTTGGCCCTGATTCAGTGGCCTTGTATTTATCTGGTCAGTTGCTTACCGAAGACTACTATGTTGCCAACAAGTTTGCTAAAGGCTTCTTGAAAACCGCAAATATCGATACTAACTCACGCCTGTGTATGTCGTCAGCTGTGAGTGCAATGCAGCGAGCATTTGGTGAAGATGTGGTGCCTGGGTGTTATCAAGATTTTGAGCATGCACAAGTTATTGTATTAATTGGCGCGAATACTGCCTGGACCCATCCTGTTTTATTCCAACGTATTTTAGCGGCCAAAAAAGTCAATGGCTATAAATTGGTAGTTATCGACCCGTTATCAACCGCAACGGCTAAGCAAGCTGATTTACATTTAGCGATAAACCCAGGGGCAGATTTAGAGTTATTTGTTGGCTTGCTGGGCTTTATTGCAGATAACAGCACACTGAATCAAAGCTATATTAATGCTCACACAGAAGGTGTTGTTGAAGCCATTACCCACGCACAACAGTTCAGTGCAAATCTGCAAACACTTGCCGACTCTGTTGGGGTGACGTATTCGGACTTAGTACAGTTTTACCAACTTTTTAGTCAGCATGAGCAAGTGGTTACGGCCACCTGCCAAGGTGTTAATCAGTCAGTGAATGGCACTGATATCACTAATGCGATTATTAATTGTCATCTTGCGCTAGGTCAAATAGGCCAGGTTGGAGCAGGATTCTTTTCGCTGACCGGACAGCCTAATGCAATGGGTGGCCGAGAAGTAGGCGGTTTGGCTACTCAATTAGCCTGTCATATGGGATTTGCTGATAATGAGCGGGCGTTACTGGCAGACTTTTGGCAATGCGGAACAGTGGCTAAACAAAAAGGCTTAGCGGCTGTTGATATGTTTGATGCGTTAGCCGATGGTAAGATAAAAGCCATATGGATTATGGGCACTAATCCTGTGGTATCGCTACCTAATAGCGCCAAAATTGCCAAAGCACTAGCCGATTGTCCGTTTGTGGTGGTGTCTGAAGTGAGTCCTGATTCTGACACCGCTAAGCTAGCGGATATATTGTTACCCGCGCAAGGATGGTCCGAAAAGTGTGGCACAGTAACCAATAGTGAACGCACTATTACACGCCAGCGTGGTTTTATTACCGCCAAAGGTCAGGCAAAACCTGATTGGTGGGCGGTGAGCCAAGTGGCGATTAAAATGGGCTTTAACGGCTTTGATTTCGAACATAATGCCAGTGTATTTAGCGAATTTGCATTACTCAGTGCCAAAGTGAAACAAGCTTTTCCAGATAAACACTTTAATCTTGGCGGACTCGCTGGATTAACGAAAACTCAATATGATGATTTAGTGCCAACACAGTGGCCAGTTGCAACCATTGAGCAAATAGGCCAACAACATCAACGTGTTTTTTCCAATGGCCAGTTTGCAACTGTCAGCGGTAAAGCACAGTTTATGACGCCTGCGAACGTATCAGCTCACTTAGCCAAAGGTCAATCAGTAACTGGTGTTGCAAATAGTCGCCCAAACTTACCCGCTTTGTTGCTCAATAGTGGCCGCAGTCGAGATCAGTGGCACACCATGACCCGTACAGGCCATATTGCTAGCCTACGCGCCAGCGTGCCAGAACCTGTGATCCATTTACATCCCAAACAACTGGGTTTATTTAATCTAGTGGAAGGTGGGTTAGCCCGTATTCAAGCTGAACAAAAAACAAAATCAACCTCCCAATATTTTACAATGGCTCGTGTGGTCGCAGATAAAGACATGCCAGTCGATGTTGCGTCTATGTCTATGCACTGGTCAAAGCAGTTTTCACTGACCCAAGGGATTAATCAAGTCATTGATAGCCGAGTTGATCCCATTTCACTTCAGCCAGGATTTAAATGCCAAGCTGTCACTTTATCGCCGGTTATATTAGCTCTGCAAGGGGTGGTATTTGGAGATCATGATAAAGCGGCTATCGGTCTTTGCTGGCAAGTGGCTCAAACGTTAACCAATGGTATTTGTCATCATATTGGGTTTGAAAACCAACAAGATGGTTTTGCATATCAAGCCACACCCTATTCATTAAAGTGGACCTTAACGCGAGTTAGTCAATCTGGGCATCAGTTGTTGCACATTCAATGCAATGTGCATAAGGGGCAATTGATTGCGTTGAAAATATTATCGCGCAGCCCCGTTAATGTGGCATTAGAACCTATAGGCGCATTTATTGGTAAAACCTTAAATAGCCAGCTATTAGGCCAACTTCATCAACAGATTAAAGCAGGTAATAGTCCATTAATTTGTGCCTGTACTGGGGTAAGCGCTGCCAGTATTGGTGATCAAATCAATCAACAATTTAGCCAACAAGTGTTTAAACAAGGTGTAAAAAATATCAGCTTTGAACAGGCTTTAGATGCGACGCAATCCACATTAGGCTGTGGCCGACAATGTGGCAGTTGCCATAGTGAAGTTAAACAGTGCGCCGCAGCGCATTGGGCTGAGGCGCTTACCTATACTGATTCTAGTGATGAGTCAGATACCGAGCATCAACAAACCAATCCAGCAAAAGAGGATGTTGCCTAA
- the cobA gene encoding uroporphyrinogen-III C-methyltransferase, whose amino-acid sequence MNNVEAMIKNTHQTLSAEQTLKGGDVAIVGAGCGQLDLMTIKAARIVAQAEALVFDSLVSSDILTLVNAQCQRHFVGKRCGQPSTQQDDINALLLKLAQQGLKVVRLKGGDPHIFGRGAEEALYLANHGVRSQFFAGVTAALGSAASTGIPLTFRGVARSVTLITGTKMTDADNANAPTQWQALLVAQSTLVFYMGKEQAASISHGLINAMCAANLPVAFVTNGGRPNQLVTYSTVGNMGHDALSIKDSGPTLIIIGEVVSVGLQLSQLLADIGDNTQHSFPQSESFEVLYA is encoded by the coding sequence ATGAATAATGTCGAAGCCATGATTAAAAATACCCATCAGACACTTAGTGCAGAACAAACTCTCAAAGGTGGAGACGTGGCTATTGTTGGCGCAGGATGTGGTCAATTAGACTTGATGACCATTAAAGCCGCACGCATTGTGGCACAAGCAGAGGCATTAGTGTTCGACAGTTTGGTCAGTAGCGATATTTTGACCTTAGTGAATGCCCAGTGCCAACGTCATTTTGTCGGTAAACGTTGCGGCCAGCCGAGTACTCAGCAGGATGATATTAATGCGTTATTGCTTAAATTAGCTCAGCAAGGGTTAAAAGTAGTCCGTTTAAAAGGTGGCGACCCACATATATTTGGCCGCGGCGCTGAGGAAGCACTTTATCTCGCTAATCATGGAGTGCGCTCGCAGTTTTTTGCCGGGGTTACCGCTGCTTTGGGCAGTGCTGCCAGCACAGGTATTCCACTGACATTTCGAGGTGTCGCCCGCAGTGTCACTTTAATTACTGGCACTAAAATGACTGATGCTGATAATGCCAATGCGCCAACACAATGGCAGGCGTTACTTGTGGCGCAATCTACCCTAGTGTTTTATATGGGAAAAGAGCAGGCAGCTAGTATTTCACATGGGTTAATAAACGCCATGTGCGCGGCAAATCTGCCTGTTGCTTTTGTCACTAATGGCGGTCGCCCCAATCAATTAGTCACTTATTCAACCGTGGGTAATATGGGACACGATGCATTAAGCATTAAAGATTCAGGGCCAACGCTAATTATTATCGGTGAAGTGGTCAGTGTCGGGTTGCAGTTGTCGCAGTTACTTGCAGACATTGGCGATAACACCCAGCATTCATTCCCCCAAAGCGAATCATTTGAGGTGTTATATGCCTAA
- a CDS encoding glycosyl transferase: MPKIGQLELTSVEDFDFRLLIKALGKGEKGSRSLTFAEASLLIQGFAKGKVTKAQMASAMMLMRVRGETVAEVAGVVAGLKHTINPAWGELNVDIDWPVYAGKREQLPWLLLVAKLLARKGMRIMLHGDSQALPHRRHVESCIQALDIALCQTAEKAQQALDDSGIVYVPAGDLAPVLDDCRLLHQELGLRSIIQTASRCMNPSNAPLSLRSFFHPGLDELHQKVAEKLFTEDVYQQGVVGIFKGLQGETEINPRVTTDVQVVKYSGENVQFSAFELPTLLEGFSGAKVGQAELAIEILAQLWRTEWHNQANNTLSVELTELTATMPCSMIKQALSSVEATLCFVLSLLDVLQSNSIVIPEKLALAQQWWAGRLDSNTFPEPNSLTLFESLNTSSTCAKDKLCTV, from the coding sequence ATGCCTAAAATTGGACAGCTTGAACTCACCTCTGTTGAAGACTTTGACTTTCGATTATTGATCAAAGCGCTTGGCAAGGGCGAAAAAGGCTCACGCAGTTTAACGTTTGCCGAAGCTAGTTTGTTAATTCAAGGTTTTGCCAAAGGCAAAGTGACTAAAGCCCAAATGGCCAGTGCAATGATGCTAATGCGGGTGCGAGGCGAAACCGTGGCAGAGGTAGCAGGTGTTGTTGCTGGGCTTAAACACACTATTAATCCTGCTTGGGGGGAATTAAACGTTGATATTGATTGGCCAGTTTATGCCGGAAAACGTGAGCAGTTACCTTGGCTACTGCTGGTGGCAAAGTTGTTAGCCCGCAAAGGTATGCGGATTATGTTACACGGTGATAGTCAGGCCTTGCCCCATCGTCGTCATGTTGAGTCTTGTATTCAAGCATTAGATATTGCGCTGTGTCAAACGGCAGAAAAAGCACAACAAGCATTGGATGATAGCGGCATAGTATATGTCCCTGCAGGTGATTTAGCCCCTGTGTTAGATGATTGCCGTTTGTTGCATCAAGAACTTGGCTTAAGAAGCATTATTCAAACCGCATCTCGCTGCATGAACCCTAGTAATGCGCCATTGAGCCTACGCAGTTTTTTTCATCCTGGGCTTGATGAATTGCATCAAAAAGTGGCAGAGAAATTATTTACTGAAGATGTCTACCAACAAGGTGTTGTCGGTATTTTTAAAGGCTTACAAGGCGAGACGGAAATAAATCCCCGTGTCACAACTGATGTTCAAGTCGTGAAATACTCTGGTGAGAATGTCCAGTTTAGTGCATTTGAGCTACCAACATTGTTGGAGGGCTTTTCTGGTGCAAAAGTGGGCCAGGCAGAACTGGCTATTGAAATACTTGCGCAGCTTTGGCGCACAGAATGGCACAATCAAGCAAATAATACTCTGTCCGTTGAGTTAACTGAACTCACCGCCACTATGCCTTGCTCCATGATTAAGCAGGCATTAAGCAGTGTTGAAGCGACATTATGTTTTGTGCTGAGTTTACTGGACGTTTTACAGTCTAACAGTATTGTTATACCTGAAAAATTGGCCTTAGCTCAGCAATGGTGGGCAGGTCGATTGGATTCCAATACCTTCCCTGAGCCGAATTCCCTTACCTTGTTTGAATCATTGAATACGTCATCAACATGCGCGAAGGATAAATTATGCACAGTATAA
- a CDS encoding ANTAR domain-containing protein, whose protein sequence is MHSIILCDSTFSQLDDAAKRLADYQAILLLMGKVRVMNSISEVEAMSHSYPVDVMLVLTDKLGLHTEGFIQRNLLTQSTAIIVNANQWQQQQLAALLTCGRLTFVPDVLVASRLVSLVNLARIRFDAANKSIAEFKKLDDEVKGLKLLSQAKLIVMQQGFDEAKAHKIIQQQAMQKGVSVAQMSAQIIAVMTSDQAAKNAGISVMPENSAPHYGAGALNMKVTITNVSNV, encoded by the coding sequence ATGCACAGTATAATTTTATGTGATTCAACATTTTCACAATTAGACGATGCTGCAAAGCGTTTAGCTGACTATCAAGCCATTTTATTATTAATGGGTAAAGTCAGGGTTATGAACTCTATCAGTGAGGTTGAGGCCATGTCTCACTCTTACCCTGTTGATGTGATGTTAGTGCTAACCGATAAACTCGGCCTGCACACAGAGGGGTTTATTCAGCGAAATCTGCTGACTCAATCAACAGCGATTATCGTTAATGCTAATCAATGGCAACAGCAACAGTTAGCGGCTCTATTAACCTGTGGTCGTCTTACTTTTGTCCCCGATGTGTTGGTTGCCAGTCGCCTAGTCAGCTTAGTCAATCTGGCTAGAATACGTTTTGATGCCGCTAATAAGAGTATTGCAGAATTTAAAAAACTCGATGATGAAGTGAAAGGGCTAAAGCTACTGAGCCAAGCCAAACTTATTGTGATGCAACAAGGGTTTGATGAAGCAAAAGCACACAAGATTATTCAGCAACAAGCAATGCAAAAGGGCGTCAGCGTGGCTCAAATGTCAGCACAAATTATTGCGGTGATGACATCCGATCAGGCTGCAAAAAATGCAGGAATATCGGTTATGCCAGAAAACAGTGCGCCTCATTATGGTGCGGGTGCGCTTAATATGAAGGTGACAATAACAAACGTTAGCAATGTGTAG